Proteins from one Cicer arietinum cultivar CDC Frontier isolate Library 1 chromosome 3, Cicar.CDCFrontier_v2.0, whole genome shotgun sequence genomic window:
- the LOC101512693 gene encoding uncharacterized protein isoform X1, with amino-acid sequence MDPTLRKQIQECNLQIVNVTTLANFFHVLRRQTHREFHKPLIVMSPKNLLRSNACRSNLSEFDDVQGHPGFDKQGTRFKLLIKDHNDHSNVKEGIRRLVLCSGKVYYELDEHRSKVDASDVAICRVEQLCPFPYDLVQQEVKRYPNAEVVWCQEEPMNMGGYTYILPRLVSSMKAVGRGGFDDVKYVGRAPSAATATGFLKVHQKEQAEIAENALQCEPVNFPL; translated from the exons ATGGATCCAACTCTTCGGAAACAGATTCAGGAGTGTAATTTGCAGATTGTGAATGTCACAACTCTTGCTAACTTTTTCCATGTTTTAAGGAGACAG ACACATAGAGAATTCCATAAACCTCTCATTGTAATGTCCCCTAAGAACCTGCTTCGTAGCAATGCTTGCAGATCAAATCTATCAGAGTTTGACGATGTCCAAGGACACCCTGGTTTTGACAAACAGGGAACCAGATTTAAGCTCCTCATAAAAGACCATAACGACCACTCCAATGTCAAGGAGGGTATTAGACGTTTAGTACTCTGCTCTGGAAAG GTTTACTATGAACTTGATGAGCATCGATCTAAGGTTGATGCATCGGATGTTGCAATATGTAGGGTGGAACAGCTTTGTCCTTTCCCTTACGACCTTGTCCAACAAGAGGTTAAACGATATCCAA ATGCAGAGGTTGTTTGGTGTCAAGAAGAACCAATGAACATGGGTGGATACACTTACATCTTACCGCGACTTGTCTCTTCCATGAAAGCTGTAGGTAGAGGTGGTTTTGACGACGTCAAATATGTCGGTCGTGCTCCATCTGCAGCCACAGCCACTGGTTTCCTCAAGGTTCACCAGAAGGAGCAAGCCGAGATTGCCGAGAATGCCCTTCAATGCGAACCAGTCAACTTCCCATTATGA
- the LOC101492495 gene encoding pentatricopeptide repeat-containing protein At3g12770, with product MAWIFCLHSFTTKHQRVITPFEINTCLALKLIKQFCSSSLVLPLDHDPCFKSHSFYASLIDNSTHIRHLNQIHNQLIVSGLQHDRFVMTKLVTESSNLGHIFYARKLFDKFPIPDCFMLNAIIRSYSRNSMFRDTIEMYRWMRWVGMCPDRFTFSCVVKACTELLDFGLSCLVHAHIIVYGFGSHLFVQNGLVVLYAKCGRVGMARMVFDKLYDRTIVSWTAIISGYAQNGEALEALRMFNQMRSTDVKPDWISLVSVLKAYTDVDDLEQGRSLHGCVIKTGLEEEPDLVISLTAFYAKCGQVTVAKSFFDQMKTPNVMMWNAMISGYAKNGHAEEAVDLFRGMISRNVKPDSITVRSAILACAQVGSLKLAQWMDDYVAKSKYRGDVFVNTTLIDMYAKCGSVESARSVFDCASHKDVVMWSAMIMGYGLHGQGMEAIRLYDAMKQAGVCPNDVTFIGLLAACSHSGLVKQGWELFHCMRGFGIKPRNEHYSCVVDLLGRAGYLEQAFVFILKMPIEPSVSVWGALLSACRIHRCVTMGEYAAEKLFSLDPYNTGHYVQLSNLYASSRMWDRVAYVRVLMKEKGLTKYLGYSVIEINGKLNTFYVGDMSHPRAHEIFDELQRLERRLKDVGFIPHTESVLHDLNYEEKEENLCLHSERIAVAYGLISTAPGTTLRITKNLRACVNCHSAIKLISKLVEREIIVRDANRFHHFKDGLCSCGDYW from the coding sequence ATGGCTTGGATCTTTTGCTTACATTCTTTTACTACCAAACACCAAAGGGTTATTACACCTTTTGAAATAAACACTTGCTTGGCCCTAAAGTTGAttaaacaattttgttcttCTTCATTAGTTCTTCCTCTTGACCATGACCCTTGTTTCAAATCACATTCTTTCTATGCATCTCTTATTGATAATTCTACTCACATTAGACACCTTAATCAAATACATAACCAGTTAATTGTCTCAGGATTGCAACATGATAGGTTTGTCATGACCAAATTGGTTACTGAAAGTTCAAATCTTGGACACATTTTTTATGCACGGAAGCTGTTCGACAAATTTCCCATCCCAGATTGTTTTATGTTGAATGCTATTATTAGAAGTTATTCAAGAAATAGTATGTTTAGGGACActattgagatgtatagatgGATGAGATGGGTTGGAATGTGCCCGGATAGGTTCACTTTTTCTTGTGTAGTTAAAGCTTGTACCGAGCTTTTGGATTTCGGTTTAAGTTGCTTAGTTCATGCACATATTATCGTTTATGGATTTGGGTCGCATTTGTTTGTACAGAATGGTCTTGTGGTGTTGTATGCTAAATGCGGCCGCGTTGGTATGGCAAGAATGGTGTTTGATAAGTTATACGATAGAACAATTGTTTCATGGACTGCTATTATTTCCGGATATGCACAGAATGGGGAAGCTTTGGAAGCATTGAGAATGTTCAATCAAATGAGAAGTACTGATGTGAAACCGGATTGGATTTCTCTGGTAAGTGTTCTTAAGGCTTATACTGATGTAGATGACTTGGAGCAAGGAAGATCTCTTCATGGTTGTGTCATCAAAACGGGTCTTGAAGAAGAGCCTGATTTGGTTATCTCACTTACAGCGTTTTATGCAAAATGTGGACAGGTGACAGTTGCAAAATCTTTCTTTGATCAAATGAAGACACCTAATGTGATGATGTGGAATGCAATGATATCTGGTTATGCAAAGAACGGTCACGCCGAGGAGGCAGTCGATTTATTCCGTGGCATGATTTCAAGAAATGTTAAACCAGATTCAATCACTGTAAGGTCTGCAATTTTAGCTTGTGCACAAGTTGGTTCCCTTAAATTAGCACAATGGATGGATGATTATGTTGCAAAGAGTAAATACAGAGGCGACGTTTTTGTTAATACAACTCTTAttgatatgtatgcaaaatgtgGAAGCGTAGAATCTGCTCGTTCGGTATTCGATTGTGCTTCTCATAAAGATGTCGTTATGTGGAGTGCCATGATTATGGGATATGGATTGCATGGTCAAGGTATGGAAGCCATTCGTCTTTACGATGCAATGAAACAAGCAGGGGTGTGTCCAAATGATGTTACCTTTATTGGACTTCTCGCAGCTTGCAGTCATTCTGGTCTTGTAAAACAAGGGTGGGAACTATTCCATTGCATGAGAGGTTTCGGAATTAAGCCTCGCAACGAACATTATTCTTGTGTGGTTGATCTCTTGGGACGTGCAGGTTATTTGGAACAGGCTTTtgtttttattctaaaaatgcCGATCGAACCGAGTGTAAGCGTATGGGGAGCACTTCTAAGTGCGTGCAGGATTCATCGTTGCGTAACAATGGGAGAATATGCTGCAGAAAAGCTATTCTCGTTAGATCCATATAATACAGGGCACTATGTTCAGCTATCGAATCTCTATGCTTCATCTCGAATGTGGGATCGCGTTGCATATGTTCGGGTTCTGATGAAGGAGAAAGGATTGACTAAGTACCTTGGTTATAGCGTTATTGAAATCAATGGGAAGCTAAATACATTTTATGTAGGAGACATGTCACATCCGCGAGCTCATGAAATTTTCGATGAGCTTCAGAGACTAGAAAGACGATTAAAAGATGTCGGCTTTATTCCACATACAGAATCTGTTTTGCATGATCTGAATTATGAAGAGAAGGAGGAGAATCTTTGTCTTCATAGCGAGAGAATTGCGGTTGCTTACGGGCTTATTAGTACTGCTCCTGGAACTACTCTTAGAATAACGAAGAATCTTCGAGCTTGTGTAAACTGTCATTCAGCAATAAAGCTTATATCAAAGCTTGTTGAAAGGGAGATTATTGTAAGGGATGCAAATCGGTTTCACCATTTTAAGGATGGTTTGTGTTCTTGTGGAGACTATTGGTGA
- the LOC101513341 gene encoding WUSCHEL-related homeobox 13-like — protein MVNLMEWQKQRWNHQNAANVEMMYVKVMTDEQLETLRKQIAVYATICEQLIEMHKTLSTHQDLTGARLGGMYCDQLMGSGGHKISSRQRWTPTPLQLQILERIFEAGTGTPSKEKIKEITADLSKHGQISETNVYNWFQNRRARSKRKQQSAVPSSVNAESEVENEVDSKDKKTILDEFFAPQPTENLSFQDPQVCSDLQYFNPESDDSLRPARNFDHEPVFDGMLSNSRSSDYLTGKIEASESFNLYQSAGDYGMEG, from the exons ATGGTGAACTTGATGGAGTGGCAGAAACAGCGATGGAATCATCAGAACGCAGCGAATGTTGAAATGATGTACGTGAAGGTCATGACTGATGAACAACTTGAAACGCTTCGGAAACAAATTGCTGTTTACGCAACTATTTGTGAACAGCTTATTGAAATGCATAAAACCCTCTCTACTCACCAAGATCTCACTG GGGCTAGGCTGGGAGGTATGTATTGTGACCAATTGATGGGTTCTGGTGGACACAAAATAAGTTCAAGGCAGCGTTGGACACCGACACCTTTGCAACTTCAAATTCTAGAGCGAATATTTGAAGCTGGAACAGGAACTCCAAGCAAGGAAAAGATAAAGGAGATAACTGCGGATTTAAGCAAGCACGGGCAGATTTCTGAGACCAATGTATATAATTGGTTTCAGAATAGGCGCGCTAGGTCAAAGAGAAAGCAGCAGAGTGCAGTGCCTAGTAGCGTTAATGCTGAATCAGAAGTGGAGAATGAGGTTGATTCCAAAGATAAGAAGACTATACTGGATGAGTTTTTTGCGCCTCAGCCTACTGAAAATTTGAGCTTCCAAGACCCTCAAGTGTGCTCTGATTTGCAGTACTTCAATCCTGAATCGGATGACAGTTTGCGACCTGCTAGAAACTTTGATCATGAGCCTGTTTTTGATGGGATGCTATCAAACTCAA GGAGCAGCGACTATCTTACTGGAAAAATAGAAGCATCTGAGAGCTTCAACTTATACCAGTCTGCAGGCGACTACGGCATGGAAGGTTGA